From Paenibacillus sp. V4I7, one genomic window encodes:
- a CDS encoding ABC transporter permease: protein MREQKAAASGGLAANRCRTGASSLWKDIWSMKMLYIMMLPGLAFYAVYKYYPMYGILIAFKDYNFGAGLLGSSWADPWYKYFQQFVESPYFTQLMTNTFVISLYKIVFGTIPPIIMALLLYECRFKRFKSFIQTLSYMPHFLSWVIIYGIALAFFSETSGIVNKWIKEAGMNSIPFLTSTEWFRAVLIGSDIWKDIGWGAIIYLAAMSSIDATLFEAAKVDGAGRFRVIWHITLPGIRSVIILLLILKLGHILDAGFEQIYIMYSVKVYPVADIIDTWVFRTGLEQMNFSLASAVGLFKSLIGLVLVIGSNQLAKKWGENIW, encoded by the coding sequence ATGAGAGAACAGAAAGCTGCAGCTTCGGGGGGACTTGCGGCAAACAGGTGCCGGACGGGGGCTTCCAGCTTATGGAAAGACATTTGGTCGATGAAAATGCTGTACATCATGATGCTGCCTGGACTTGCCTTCTACGCCGTGTACAAATATTATCCGATGTACGGCATTTTGATCGCGTTCAAAGATTACAACTTCGGGGCAGGGCTCCTGGGAAGCTCTTGGGCGGATCCATGGTACAAATATTTTCAGCAGTTTGTCGAATCCCCCTACTTTACCCAGTTGATGACCAACACCTTCGTCATCAGCTTGTACAAGATCGTTTTCGGCACGATTCCGCCGATCATCATGGCGCTTTTGCTGTACGAATGCCGCTTCAAGCGGTTCAAGAGCTTCATTCAGACGTTAAGCTACATGCCGCATTTTCTATCCTGGGTCATTATATATGGGATTGCGCTGGCATTCTTCTCCGAAACATCCGGTATCGTAAACAAGTGGATCAAGGAAGCCGGGATGAACTCGATCCCCTTCCTGACTTCGACGGAATGGTTCCGTGCGGTACTGATCGGCAGCGATATCTGGAAAGATATCGGCTGGGGAGCGATCATCTATCTGGCAGCTATGTCATCGATTGATGCAACGTTGTTCGAGGCCGCCAAGGTAGACGGCGCAGGCCGGTTCCGGGTCATCTGGCATATCACCTTGCCGGGCATTCGCAGCGTCATTATCCTGCTGCTCATTCTGAAGCTGGGCCATATTCTTGATGCAGGCTTCGAGCAGATCTACATCATGTACAGTGTGAAGGTGTATCCGGTCGCCGATATTATTGATACGTGGGTATTCCGGACCGGTCTGGAGCAGATGAATTTCAGTCTCGCATCGGCAGTCGGTCTGTTCAAATCGCTGATCGGACTCGTGCTGGTGATCGGCTCCAACCAACTTGCCAAGAAGTGGGGAGAGAACATATGGTAA
- a CDS encoding carbohydrate ABC transporter permease: protein MKTVNQKLVPAGTVPSKQKNNHIGSKVSTILLHVLLILASVVMFGPFLWMAFSGLKDLAQIFQVPPTLFPNPWRWENISRSLTAMPFDKAYKNSAYISVIVVLSQLLTCSMAAFSFAKIDFPFRNVLFILFLSMLMVPEQVTIVPLYIILKNLGWLDTHLSLIVPDALFSAFGVFLLRQFFMGIPRDLSEAAYVDGANMWKIYWRIMVPLIRPALASLAIVSFLGHWNSFFKPVIFLSSTDNFTVPLMLSTFKGLYVTDWTLMMSGSAIAVMPVLLVYLVLQRNIIEGISMTGIKG from the coding sequence ATGAAAACGGTAAATCAGAAATTAGTTCCAGCAGGAACAGTACCCAGTAAACAAAAGAACAACCATATAGGTAGTAAAGTATCAACCATCCTTCTGCATGTTCTGTTGATTCTAGCCTCTGTAGTCATGTTTGGCCCGTTTTTATGGATGGCATTCAGCGGTTTAAAAGACTTAGCCCAAATCTTTCAAGTGCCGCCGACCTTATTTCCGAATCCATGGAGATGGGAGAATATTAGCCGATCTCTAACAGCTATGCCATTTGATAAAGCATACAAAAACAGTGCTTATATTTCTGTGATTGTGGTACTGAGTCAATTATTAACATGCTCTATGGCTGCTTTTTCATTTGCTAAAATTGATTTTCCCTTTCGTAATGTACTCTTCATCCTGTTTCTTTCCATGTTGATGGTTCCCGAACAGGTTACGATCGTTCCACTATACATCATTTTAAAAAATCTCGGCTGGCTCGATACGCATTTATCCCTCATTGTTCCGGATGCATTGTTCAGTGCTTTTGGTGTATTTTTATTGAGGCAATTTTTTATGGGTATCCCACGTGACTTATCAGAAGCAGCTTATGTTGATGGTGCGAACATGTGGAAAATTTATTGGCGTATCATGGTTCCCCTCATTCGTCCAGCTCTAGCTTCGTTAGCGATAGTTTCATTCTTGGGACATTGGAACAGTTTTTTTAAGCCCGTCATTTTCCTGAGCTCAACCGACAACTTCACCGTACCTTTGATGCTTAGTACGTTTAAGGGACTCTATGTGACTGACTGGACTTTAATGATGTCTGGTTCTGCAATTGCCGTCATGCCTGTACTGCTCGTTTATCTTGTTCTCCAGCGAAATATTATCGAGGGCATTTCTATGACGGGCATTAAGGGTTAA
- a CDS encoding sensor histidine kinase gives MDDLTRAGNIQGWLEGRSKVIDYTQFVRIVIADDHGNVYKWNTGAEVDAQKFVQQEGFALLNESQSTWVHPNGKTMYSILRASIDNKPIGWLKQEIDVEALLYEKSRGLLVQQLYYLMDKQGEIVATTGRLSALPEETGFVTHRLELPGTELELISKLPLDQYFGDLESLKHQALFTIAMLAVVFGVITYLTASAITRPLNLLQRRMSEVVSKQFNTHVPAAQYQGELRELADSFNGMVKDLQKAVQQLKLEERQREAIRFQMLVQQMNPHFLLNTLNTIKWNVTSKNDMETAEICVALGRLLEASLSDDADLIFLKNELELLQAYAYIQNFRYDQRFKFTIGHEEELVHTLVPKLSLQPLAENCIVHGLQFMKTGGEITIRIYRDCATLVMDVEDNGIGLEASGKLPRLSKRKGIGVANLRERLQLLYRGSASLETIPLEQGTRVRIRMPFLYSKPYSEG, from the coding sequence ATGGACGACTTGACAAGGGCAGGGAATATCCAAGGCTGGCTCGAAGGGCGTTCGAAGGTTATTGACTACACACAGTTCGTTCGGATCGTCATCGCGGACGATCATGGGAACGTGTACAAATGGAATACGGGGGCCGAGGTGGATGCGCAGAAGTTCGTCCAGCAGGAAGGCTTTGCCCTGCTTAACGAGTCGCAGAGCACATGGGTGCATCCGAATGGCAAAACGATGTATTCCATCTTGCGAGCCTCCATCGATAATAAGCCGATTGGCTGGCTGAAGCAGGAGATTGACGTCGAAGCGCTGCTTTATGAGAAATCCCGTGGTCTGTTGGTGCAGCAATTGTATTATTTGATGGACAAGCAGGGGGAGATCGTGGCCACGACCGGAAGATTAAGCGCTCTTCCTGAGGAGACGGGTTTCGTCACCCACCGGTTGGAGCTGCCAGGCACCGAGCTGGAGTTAATCAGCAAGCTACCGCTGGATCAATATTTCGGTGACCTGGAGAGCTTAAAGCACCAAGCGCTCTTTACGATTGCGATGCTTGCGGTCGTTTTCGGCGTCATTACGTATCTCACCGCTTCTGCCATTACTCGTCCTCTCAACCTGCTTCAGCGGAGGATGTCGGAGGTCGTGTCCAAGCAGTTCAACACGCATGTTCCGGCGGCTCAATACCAAGGAGAGCTGCGGGAACTGGCCGACTCCTTCAACGGAATGGTGAAGGACCTGCAGAAGGCGGTGCAGCAGCTGAAGCTTGAAGAACGCCAGCGTGAGGCAATCCGGTTTCAGATGCTGGTGCAGCAAATGAATCCGCATTTTTTGCTCAATACGCTGAATACGATCAAATGGAATGTGACAAGCAAGAATGACATGGAGACGGCGGAAATATGCGTAGCGCTCGGACGGCTGCTTGAGGCAAGTCTGAGCGACGACGCGGATCTGATCTTCCTGAAGAACGAGCTGGAGCTGCTTCAGGCGTATGCCTATATCCAGAACTTCCGATACGATCAGCGCTTCAAGTTTACGATTGGGCATGAGGAAGAACTCGTGCATACGCTGGTTCCGAAGCTGAGCTTGCAGCCGCTCGCTGAGAATTGTATCGTGCACGGCTTGCAATTTATGAAGACCGGCGGCGAGATCACGATCCGAATCTACCGGGACTGCGCTACGCTGGTCATGGATGTTGAAGACAACGGCATCGGGCTGGAGGCCTCCGGCAAGCTGCCTCGCCTGTCCAAGCGCAAAGGGATCGGTGTGGCGAATCTCCGGGAGCGGCTGCAGCTGCTTTATCGCGGATCGGCTTCTCTGGAGACGATCCCGCTGGAACAAGGGACCCGTGTCCGCATTCGTATGCCGTTCCTGTATTCGAAGCCGTATTCGGAGGGGTGA
- a CDS encoding carbohydrate ABC transporter permease: protein MNRKRSNTFWGYFFITPQLIGLLSFSLIPLITTFVLSTLDWDGFQPATFIGFNNFSYAFHNPDFQKALVNTLYYSLLTVPMGIFLAILVAVALNKVRYRVMYRLFFFMPVVTSSVAVAIVWMWLLNGDFGIINFLLHSLFGIKGPQWLTNLNLVLPSLAIVSIWQKLGFNMIIFLAGLQGISRDYYEASMIDGASRSQQFWKITVPLLSPTTLFVTIIGIIDSFKIFDMAFVMTSGGPAKASYTIVYHLYELAFKNFQFGRSAAAATMLFVIILTFTIAQTYISRKWVHYAD from the coding sequence ATGAACCGTAAACGTTCTAATACATTCTGGGGGTATTTCTTTATTACCCCACAATTAATCGGACTGCTTTCCTTTTCACTTATTCCTCTGATCACAACCTTTGTTTTAAGTACATTAGATTGGGATGGATTTCAGCCTGCGACTTTTATTGGATTTAATAATTTCAGTTACGCCTTTCATAATCCTGATTTCCAGAAGGCACTAGTGAATACCCTTTATTATTCCTTATTAACGGTCCCGATGGGTATTTTTCTTGCGATATTGGTCGCTGTTGCTTTGAACAAAGTGAGATATCGTGTTATGTATCGGTTGTTTTTCTTCATGCCAGTAGTTACAAGCTCTGTCGCTGTCGCGATTGTATGGATGTGGCTGCTCAATGGTGACTTCGGTATCATCAATTTTCTGCTGCATAGCTTGTTCGGCATTAAGGGTCCACAATGGTTGACCAACTTGAACCTCGTCCTGCCGTCCTTGGCGATTGTGAGCATTTGGCAAAAATTAGGTTTTAACATGATCATTTTTCTGGCTGGTTTACAAGGAATATCCAGAGATTACTATGAGGCTTCCATGATCGATGGTGCATCAAGGTCACAGCAATTCTGGAAAATTACTGTGCCCCTTTTGTCACCAACTACCTTATTTGTTACCATTATTGGCATTATTGACTCGTTTAAAATCTTTGATATGGCTTTCGTTATGACGAGCGGTGGTCCAGCAAAAGCTAGTTATACGATTGTGTATCATTTGTATGAGCTAGCCTTCAAAAACTTTCAATTCGGACGAAGTGCGGCAGCGGCTACTATGCTTTTTGTTATCATTTTGACTTTCACCATTGCACAGACCTATATTTCACGCAAATGGGTCCATTACGCGGATTAA
- a CDS encoding GNAT family N-acetyltransferase, with protein MGFGFYLTELKDSSIPIGICGLVKRDFLEEDVDVGFAFLLRFWGKGYAFEAASAVRGYAQCVLGLKRIVAITSEDNHASAKLLEKLGLHFEGMIPYAGTDEEVRLFAINV; from the coding sequence TTGGGTTTCGGATTTTATTTGACTGAATTGAAAGATAGTAGCATTCCGATCGGAATTTGTGGGTTGGTAAAAAGAGATTTCTTAGAAGAAGATGTAGATGTTGGATTTGCTTTTCTACTTAGGTTCTGGGGTAAAGGATACGCCTTTGAGGCTGCTTCCGCAGTGAGGGGTTATGCACAATGTGTTTTAGGGCTAAAACGCATTGTGGCTATAACCTCTGAAGATAATCATGCGTCGGCCAAACTATTAGAAAAGCTGGGGTTGCATTTTGAAGGCATGATCCCATATGCGGGTACAGATGAAGAAGTCCGCTTATTTGCGATTAACGTCTAA
- a CDS encoding sugar ABC transporter substrate-binding protein produces MKKTWGLTTSSVLTLTMILTACSSSAPAGGKTADATKGPTPKAGNGEVIKLKWSTWGNPGELKRFYELTDQYNKDHPNVKWELVAVPNDGYEEKIITQLQGGTAPDAFYAGDQTVVKLISNGSIEELTPLMKVGNGPIKAEDFAEGLWGGSKKGDKIYGITVDCNPLVMYYNKTVLAEAGITDDPQKLYEAGEWNWKKLQELTEKLKSKNKYGLVLEDWSSPVYSWVTLNGGKAYDKPQDGKFIGDQDPKTVEAFQYLAENTKNKNFVFSGSLPKGQGPDAMFMSNQVGFGIAGRWWVPQFNANTSLKYDIVPLPTNTGKKMEPAGIPTAYMVMNKKTAHAKETYEFLSYFVSKDGQNFRLKGGNAVPSISGVDDLVLDKNAQPAHAQYFLDAREIGYALWPSESGVPGASDIVKDNYDLLLLGKQDAQTTLKKISEGVNKKIEEVKAKK; encoded by the coding sequence ATGAAAAAAACGTGGGGGTTAACAACCAGCTCCGTCCTGACGCTAACGATGATTCTTACTGCTTGCAGCTCTTCTGCACCGGCAGGCGGCAAGACAGCAGATGCAACGAAGGGACCAACGCCTAAGGCTGGAAATGGTGAGGTTATCAAATTAAAGTGGAGTACTTGGGGTAATCCGGGAGAGTTAAAGCGCTTTTACGAACTGACAGATCAGTATAACAAAGATCATCCGAATGTGAAATGGGAGCTGGTAGCCGTACCGAACGATGGCTACGAAGAGAAGATCATTACTCAACTGCAGGGTGGTACTGCGCCAGACGCATTTTATGCTGGAGATCAAACTGTCGTTAAACTCATTAGTAACGGTTCAATCGAAGAATTGACACCATTGATGAAAGTTGGCAATGGCCCAATCAAAGCCGAGGATTTTGCTGAAGGATTATGGGGCGGTTCGAAGAAAGGCGATAAAATATATGGAATCACAGTTGACTGTAATCCGTTAGTTATGTACTACAACAAGACAGTATTGGCCGAAGCCGGTATCACCGACGATCCACAGAAATTGTACGAAGCAGGGGAGTGGAATTGGAAGAAGCTACAAGAGTTAACGGAAAAGCTAAAGTCTAAAAATAAATATGGTCTTGTACTTGAAGATTGGTCATCCCCGGTCTATTCATGGGTAACGTTAAACGGAGGTAAAGCTTACGATAAGCCTCAGGATGGCAAATTCATTGGAGATCAGGACCCGAAAACGGTAGAAGCATTCCAATATCTTGCGGAAAACACAAAGAACAAAAACTTCGTATTCTCAGGTTCACTTCCGAAAGGACAAGGCCCAGATGCTATGTTCATGTCGAACCAAGTCGGATTTGGAATTGCTGGTCGTTGGTGGGTTCCGCAGTTTAATGCAAACACTTCTTTAAAATACGACATTGTCCCACTGCCAACTAACACTGGCAAAAAAATGGAACCAGCTGGCATTCCAACAGCGTACATGGTTATGAATAAAAAGACAGCTCATGCTAAAGAGACTTATGAGTTCCTATCTTACTTTGTTTCCAAGGATGGTCAAAACTTCCGTCTTAAAGGGGGAAATGCCGTTCCTTCGATTAGCGGTGTAGATGATCTCGTATTGGATAAGAATGCACAGCCGGCACATGCTCAATATTTCCTCGATGCTCGTGAGATTGGTTATGCCCTATGGCCTTCCGAATCAGGTGTTCCTGGAGCTTCTGATATCGTGAAAGATAACTACGACCTCTTGCTGTTAGGCAAACAGGATGCTCAGACGACATTAAAGAAAATAAGCGAAGGTGTTAATAAGAAGATCGAGGAAGTAAAAGCGAAAAAATAG
- a CDS encoding extracellular solute-binding protein, translated as MQKKKWMQTALTVSFVSAIVLAGCGGGGEKGNTASPAAGDSSSPQAAKSSAKFTIEMLKEGGSSSIPADNFVKKQIDSKLNVDFKLNLIANGPDMDNKLNVLAASNNLPDLMEIKNKALYQQLAKNGLLLDLDSYMGQLSGVKKLIGDDGFTKAKVNGKTYGFSRTPSFVPYSYWIRKDWLDKLGMKMPTTMDELYETAKAFAEKDPDGNGKKDTFGLVGDFATVMSPLYGYYGVGLPGAFYNKGDKMINSLYDPDMKKALETISKFVSTPGVFEPEFSSAKVTTAQDKAFKGQAGIFFDQWASIMKDDQVKTWKTANQNADWVVLPPLQGAQAVRTANIGPNGYIAIPKSLEKDKDKLNRILELLNYVSEGEGLNLVQYGVQDVHYKLDGSKVKLTEKASEANYTWLYQITGRPEMEYLSTKFPNQARYIQETAKFPEIKNYGPNVDTPDGYNAADVNRYVQEELLKFYVGKTPTADYDKFLNTLETKFNYKKLLEQGDKQLKELGYAK; from the coding sequence ATGCAGAAGAAAAAGTGGATGCAAACTGCTCTTACCGTATCGTTCGTCAGCGCCATCGTGCTGGCCGGCTGCGGCGGAGGCGGAGAAAAGGGAAATACGGCCTCACCGGCCGCAGGAGACTCGTCCTCCCCGCAGGCAGCGAAGTCGTCTGCCAAGTTTACGATCGAAATGCTGAAAGAAGGCGGTTCCTCGTCTATCCCGGCCGACAACTTTGTCAAGAAGCAGATCGACAGCAAGCTGAACGTTGATTTCAAGCTGAATCTGATCGCGAACGGGCCGGACATGGATAATAAGCTGAACGTGCTGGCAGCGTCGAACAATCTGCCTGATCTGATGGAGATTAAAAACAAAGCACTGTACCAGCAGCTCGCGAAGAACGGCCTGCTTCTGGACCTGGACAGCTACATGGGACAGCTGAGTGGCGTGAAGAAGCTAATCGGGGACGACGGCTTTACCAAGGCGAAGGTGAACGGAAAGACGTACGGTTTCTCCAGAACGCCGAGTTTTGTTCCTTATTCGTACTGGATACGCAAGGACTGGCTCGACAAGCTCGGGATGAAGATGCCAACGACGATGGATGAGCTGTACGAGACTGCGAAAGCGTTTGCAGAGAAAGATCCGGACGGAAACGGCAAGAAAGATACGTTCGGCCTGGTCGGCGATTTTGCCACTGTCATGTCGCCGTTGTACGGCTATTACGGTGTCGGCCTGCCGGGGGCTTTCTACAACAAAGGCGACAAGATGATTAACAGTTTGTATGACCCGGACATGAAAAAAGCGCTGGAGACGATTAGCAAGTTCGTCTCGACGCCGGGCGTGTTCGAGCCGGAATTTTCGAGCGCGAAAGTGACAACTGCACAAGACAAGGCATTCAAGGGTCAGGCCGGTATCTTCTTCGATCAATGGGCCAGCATTATGAAGGATGATCAGGTGAAAACCTGGAAGACGGCGAATCAGAATGCGGACTGGGTCGTACTTCCGCCGCTGCAAGGCGCTCAGGCAGTTCGCACTGCCAATATCGGGCCGAACGGTTACATCGCGATCCCGAAGAGCCTGGAGAAGGACAAAGACAAGTTGAACCGGATCTTAGAGCTGCTGAACTATGTATCCGAAGGCGAAGGATTGAACCTGGTGCAATATGGGGTGCAGGACGTGCATTACAAGCTCGATGGCAGCAAAGTCAAGCTGACCGAGAAGGCTAGCGAAGCCAACTACACGTGGCTGTATCAGATTACGGGGCGTCCGGAGATGGAGTATTTGTCGACGAAGTTTCCGAATCAGGCGAGATACATCCAGGAGACAGCGAAGTTCCCGGAGATCAAGAACTACGGCCCGAACGTCGATACGCCGGATGGTTACAACGCGGCAGACGTTAATCGTTATGTGCAGGAGGAGTTGTTGAAGTTCTATGTTGGTAAAACGCCAACCGCCGACTACGACAAGTTCCTGAACACACTGGAGACGAAGTTCAACTACAAGAAGCTTCTGGAGCAAGGCGATAAGCAATTGAAGGAGCTTGGTTACGCGAAGTAA
- a CDS encoding carbohydrate ABC transporter permease: MVRSRQDVIFEMVIITLLAIVGAAAVFPLLFVLSMSLTPYEVVIKNGGFVLLPKEITLFAYDYLFSKPAMPKAFMVNVMITVLGTLVNMILTVLLAYPLSRRNLRGRSLFLFLIVFTMMFNGGLIPTYFAVQSTGLLDTIWAMILPSAVWTFNLLIIKTFMEGLPQELFESARIDGAGEWRVLLQIAVPLSIPAMLTVGLFYVVGHWNEFFQAIMYVQDRDLQPLQVIVREILQATQNENINAEETLPTPTLQMAAVVMASAPVIVVYPLIQKHFTKGMLIGAIKG, from the coding sequence ATGGTAAGAAGCCGTCAGGACGTCATCTTCGAGATGGTCATCATTACCCTGCTGGCGATTGTGGGCGCCGCCGCAGTGTTCCCTCTGCTGTTCGTGCTCAGCATGTCACTGACGCCATACGAAGTTGTGATTAAGAACGGGGGCTTCGTGCTGCTGCCGAAGGAGATTACGTTATTCGCTTACGATTATTTGTTCAGCAAGCCTGCGATGCCGAAGGCGTTCATGGTTAACGTTATGATTACCGTCCTTGGCACGCTGGTCAATATGATTCTGACCGTACTTCTCGCGTATCCGCTCAGCAGGCGGAACCTGCGGGGACGAAGCTTATTCCTGTTCCTAATCGTATTTACGATGATGTTCAATGGAGGCTTGATCCCGACCTACTTCGCGGTTCAGTCGACCGGCCTTCTCGATACGATCTGGGCGATGATTCTCCCTTCTGCGGTCTGGACGTTTAATCTGCTCATCATCAAGACGTTCATGGAGGGGCTGCCTCAGGAGTTGTTTGAATCTGCAAGGATTGACGGTGCCGGTGAATGGCGGGTCTTACTGCAGATTGCCGTGCCGCTGTCGATTCCGGCCATGCTTACCGTTGGCTTGTTCTATGTGGTTGGGCATTGGAACGAGTTCTTTCAAGCTATCATGTATGTTCAGGACCGGGACCTTCAGCCGCTGCAGGTCATCGTCCGGGAAATTCTGCAGGCTACGCAGAACGAGAATATCAATGCGGAAGAGACGCTTCCGACACCGACGCTGCAGATGGCAGCGGTCGTTATGGCTAGTGCCCCTGTCATCGTGGTCTACCCGCTCATCCAGAAACACTTCACGAAGGGTATGCTGATTGGTGCGATTAAAGGTTGA
- a CDS encoding helix-turn-helix domain-containing protein, producing the protein MMWKVLMVEDEPFVRRTLINQIRWREFGFELVGEAEDGNEAMAFIQSKQPDLVISDIVMPGMDGLELLRQAKLVSDAKFVMLTCVNEFEYARQALEFGASGYLLKLSADEQALGQMLEKIERELRQESERKRRHLHVQLNSYTEKLWSYIEDLVEERMLAPPVVPGELPQFAAVLSVLGDQVETPEAFVSADVDWLKISSCGHTSLIGWSDDADALSPVGLDPRYRQPVFPAEGLHEAWLHCLYALNAEWYGRTDERADRTEGEARYPWRTESELNRALELTEWDRGRALLKELWRQLEVNDVLFVHVVQAAERLDRKFARMLGRPALMESHSILSIPRHGELLVRLHHKLDNDIHTAVLRQEAVTDRDDINTIIAYIHRNLRENITLKSMAKLVNIDENYLSALFPKKTGETLINYVQKSRVEKAKKLLLETDLSLTDIYEQVGFVNENYFFRIFKRWTGETPGKFRKRDK; encoded by the coding sequence ATGATGTGGAAGGTACTGATGGTGGAGGATGAACCGTTCGTTCGCAGAACTTTGATCAATCAGATCCGTTGGCGGGAGTTCGGGTTTGAGCTGGTGGGGGAGGCGGAGGACGGTAACGAGGCGATGGCTTTCATCCAGAGCAAGCAGCCGGATCTTGTTATCTCGGACATCGTCATGCCCGGCATGGATGGTCTGGAGCTCCTTCGGCAGGCGAAGTTGGTATCTGATGCGAAGTTCGTCATGCTCACGTGCGTGAACGAGTTCGAATATGCGCGGCAGGCGCTGGAATTCGGCGCTTCCGGGTATTTGTTGAAGCTGTCCGCCGATGAGCAGGCGCTGGGACAGATGCTGGAGAAGATCGAACGCGAGCTCCGGCAGGAATCGGAACGCAAGCGGCGGCATCTGCATGTGCAGCTGAACTCCTACACAGAGAAGCTGTGGTCGTATATCGAAGATTTGGTCGAAGAACGCATGCTAGCGCCGCCTGTCGTTCCTGGCGAGCTTCCACAGTTCGCGGCGGTCCTGTCTGTGCTCGGCGATCAGGTGGAGACCCCGGAGGCGTTCGTATCGGCAGACGTCGATTGGCTGAAGATTTCGTCGTGCGGACATACGAGCTTGATCGGCTGGTCGGACGATGCGGACGCTCTGTCTCCGGTCGGGCTCGATCCTCGGTACCGGCAGCCGGTGTTCCCGGCGGAAGGGCTGCACGAAGCGTGGCTGCATTGCCTGTACGCGCTGAATGCGGAATGGTACGGCAGGACGGATGAACGAGCGGATCGCACCGAAGGAGAGGCTCGCTATCCGTGGCGAACGGAAAGCGAGTTGAATCGCGCACTTGAGCTGACGGAATGGGATCGGGGACGCGCCCTGCTTAAAGAGCTATGGCGACAATTGGAGGTGAACGACGTTCTGTTCGTCCATGTCGTCCAAGCCGCGGAACGCCTGGACCGCAAGTTCGCACGCATGCTGGGCCGGCCGGCGTTGATGGAGTCGCACTCGATTCTGAGTATTCCCCGCCACGGGGAGCTGCTTGTTCGGCTGCATCACAAGCTGGACAACGACATCCATACGGCGGTGCTGCGGCAGGAAGCTGTGACGGACCGGGACGACATCAACACGATCATCGCATACATTCACCGGAATCTCCGCGAGAACATTACGCTGAAGTCGATGGCTAAGCTGGTCAATATCGATGAGAATTATTTGAGTGCGCTATTTCCTAAGAAGACGGGCGAAACGCTCATCAACTATGTGCAAAAGAGCCGTGTGGAGAAGGCGAAGAAGCTTCTGCTGGAGACGGACCTGAGCCTGACGGATATTTATGAGCAGGTCGGCTTTGTTAACGAGAACTATTTCTTTCGCATCTTCAAGCGGTGGACCGGCGAGACGCCGGGTAAGTTCCGCAAGCGGGACAAGTAG
- a CDS encoding ABA4-like family protein: MYEKLFALASIATPFWLLMMLLPTWRVTRFLANSAIFPIYLAVLYAVGIIAAIGSSGFGFMQDFGSVEGVIRLMSVRDFALLVWLHILCFDQAVGHYVYRDNMEHRYVLLPVQSILLFLILMFGPLGFLCYLALRTVRKRVKFS, encoded by the coding sequence ATGTATGAAAAGTTATTTGCTCTCGCTAGCATAGCTACGCCGTTCTGGTTGCTTATGATGCTGCTTCCAACATGGAGGGTAACAAGGTTTCTGGCGAATTCGGCTATTTTTCCTATCTATCTCGCTGTACTGTACGCTGTCGGGATCATTGCGGCTATCGGAAGCTCGGGCTTTGGCTTTATGCAAGATTTCGGTTCGGTAGAAGGAGTCATCCGGCTGATGTCGGTCCGGGACTTTGCTTTGCTCGTGTGGCTGCATATTCTCTGCTTCGATCAGGCGGTCGGCCATTACGTCTATCGGGATAATATGGAACATAGGTATGTGCTGCTTCCGGTGCAGTCAATCCTCTTATTTCTTATTCTTATGTTCGGTCCATTAGGGTTCTTGTGTTATCTTGCTTTGCGGACTGTACGGAAACGGGTCAAATTTAGCTGA
- a CDS encoding TetR/AcrR family transcriptional regulator, with protein MVVREDRKEQIMDKAVGIFAELGYYKATTALVAKAAGVTQPYVFHFFKNKEELFNAVIDRAVSRIYETFSQVEAPADQLMHTIGHAFMQIMYAHRDEIIMVMQSHAISEPVIREHVREKFKIILTSIVAKFENAGIPNAEAAASQFFGMGFLITVSEVLDLPEMLCFKD; from the coding sequence ATGGTCGTCCGCGAAGATCGCAAAGAACAAATCATGGATAAAGCCGTAGGGATATTCGCGGAGTTGGGGTATTATAAGGCAACGACGGCACTAGTGGCCAAAGCAGCAGGAGTTACACAGCCCTATGTATTTCACTTTTTTAAAAATAAGGAAGAACTCTTCAACGCTGTCATCGACCGGGCAGTTAGTCGGATTTACGAAACCTTTTCCCAGGTCGAGGCTCCTGCCGATCAATTGATGCATACGATTGGGCATGCGTTCATGCAAATTATGTACGCTCATCGGGATGAAATTATTATGGTCATGCAATCACACGCTATTTCCGAGCCCGTAATTCGGGAGCATGTCAGAGAGAAATTCAAGATCATTCTTACATCCATCGTAGCTAAATTTGAAAATGCCGGGATTCCGAACGCTGAAGCGGCGGCCAGCCAATTTTTTGGCATGGGCTTCCTGATCACAGTATCGGAAGTATTGGATTTACCTGAAATGCTTTGTTTTAAAGATTAA